The uncultured Desulfobulbus sp. genome window below encodes:
- a CDS encoding prepilin-type N-terminal cleavage/methylation domain-containing protein: protein MLKFYRNSNGFTLVELLIAMVILGVVLTGVVRMFSNTGRYHTAQEMMVALTQDLRAVKQLMVYDLRTAGCDPKNKGTFGFQVDGDDRYDTDSNSIHFTMDIDNGDGDEFLEPDGVADNDEDIMYYRDDCNGTVLASGNTTPGCLRRKLGTGSGQSMITDVTKFEVHYFDQNGTELTGANLASLGKLEKIDTVQVIIEAQVAEPSKVSANVETQQLDFRVLVRNG from the coding sequence ATGCTGAAATTTTATCGTAATTCAAATGGCTTTACTCTTGTAGAGTTGCTGATTGCAATGGTTATTCTTGGCGTAGTCCTGACTGGTGTAGTACGCATGTTCAGTAATACGGGGCGTTATCATACTGCACAAGAGATGATGGTTGCACTAACTCAGGACCTTCGTGCAGTGAAACAGCTTATGGTCTATGACCTGAGAACAGCTGGTTGTGATCCAAAGAATAAGGGTACTTTTGGATTCCAAGTTGATGGTGATGATCGTTATGATACTGATAGTAATTCAATTCATTTTACCATGGATATAGACAATGGTGATGGCGATGAATTTCTAGAGCCAGATGGGGTGGCCGATAACGATGAGGATATCATGTACTACCGTGATGACTGTAATGGGACCGTGCTGGCATCAGGAAATACGACTCCAGGTTGTTTGAGAAGAAAACTTGGAACTGGTTCTGGGCAATCAATGATCACAGATGTTACGAAATTTGAAGTCCACTATTTCGATCAGAACGGAACAGAGTTGACCGGGGCAAACTTGGCAAGTCTTGGTAAGTTAGAAAAAATTGATACTGTCCAGGTGATAATTGAAGCGCAAGTAGCTGAACCGAGCAAAGTGAGTGCTAATGTTGAAACCCAACAATTAGACTTTCGTGTCTTGGTAAGAAACGGATAA